The Lytechinus pictus isolate F3 Inbred chromosome 10, Lp3.0, whole genome shotgun sequence genome includes a window with the following:
- the LOC129269792 gene encoding DNA-directed RNA polymerase III subunit RPC8-like, translating to MFALAEMVDTVRIEPWLFNVKPIDAITEELNKKLANKVVPNVGLCIALHDIVKMEDSHIFPGDGASHTKVHFRFVVFHPFMDEILGGRIRSCSRDGVHISLGFFDDIVVPPEALQQPCKFDETEQLWVWQYESEEGTHDMFMDINEEIRFRVVDEVFTDTTPVGPEDGLEAGADENEAKKSPYSLVGSISEPGLGLLAWWSNM from the exons ATGTTTGCTTTAGCTGAGATGGTGGATACGGTCCGCATTGAACCGTGGCTCTTCAATGTTAAACCTATTGACGCCATCACAGAAGAACTCAACAAGAAACTTGCAAATAAA GTTGTACCAAACGTTGGACTATGCATCGCTCTTCATGACATAGTTAAGATGGAAGACTCTCATATCTTTCCTGGTGATGGTGCATCTCATACGAAAGTCCACTTTCGGTTTGTGGTCTTCCATCCCTTCATGGATGAGATTCTCGGCGGGCGAATCCGAAGCTGCAGCCGTGATGGTGTGCACA TATCATTGGGATTCTTTGATGACATTGTTGTTCCACCGGAAGCCCTTCAGCAACCGTGCAAATT TGATGAGACCGAGCAGCTCTGGGTCTGGCAGTACGAGTCGGAGGAAGGCACCCACGACATGTTCATGGATATCAATGAAGAGATTCGATTCAGGGTGGTGGATGAAGTCTTTACCGATACGACACCTGTTGGTCCCGAGGATGGTCTGGAGGCCGGAGCAGACGAGAATGAAGCAAAGAAATCCCCTTACAGTCTAGTG ggtTCCATCAGTGAGCCTGGTCTAGGGCTCTTAGCATGGTGGTCCAACATGTGA